The Myxococcales bacterium genome window below encodes:
- a CDS encoding 6-carboxytetrahydropterin synthase: protein MRAPIVTTTRYHRVVVAREQYKFSCAHMTVFPDGTKERLHGHNYQLGAVLELADVAFAQMIPFAAIKDALATICKEFRERVLLADANPFYEQVRADDDELEVRVCGRRYVFPREDVLLLPIDNVSAEALAAYLADRLVAALGPSLPPGVVHAVEVSVHESPGQGSSCQIRLG, encoded by the coding sequence GTGCGAGCCCCGATCGTGACCACCACGCGCTACCACCGCGTCGTCGTCGCCCGCGAGCAGTACAAGTTCTCGTGCGCGCACATGACGGTGTTCCCCGACGGCACCAAGGAGCGCCTGCACGGCCACAACTACCAGCTCGGCGCCGTGCTCGAGCTCGCCGACGTCGCGTTCGCGCAGATGATCCCGTTCGCCGCGATCAAGGACGCGCTGGCCACGATCTGCAAGGAGTTCCGCGAGCGCGTGCTGCTGGCCGACGCCAACCCGTTCTACGAGCAGGTGCGCGCCGACGACGACGAGCTCGAGGTGCGGGTGTGCGGCCGACGCTACGTGTTCCCGCGCGAGGACGTGCTGCTCTTGCCGATCGACAACGTCTCGGCCGAGGCGCTCGCCGCCTACCTGGCCGACCGCCTCGTCGCCGCGCTGGGCCCGAGCCTGCCGCCGGGCGTGGTCCACGCGGTCGAGGTGTCGGTGCACGAGAGCCCCGGCCAGGGCTCGTCCTGCCAGATCCGCCTGGGCTGA
- a CDS encoding serine/threonine-protein phosphatase has translation MALVSRACMRTDLGVVRVRNEDTAYVDELGRFVIVADGMGGHGAGDVASAMAVELLRASLEAEAPLLAAYTAAPSPEGRDLLAAQLGRAVERANTEVYDRSVRELDKHQMGSTLEVVVVCDAEAFIAHVGDSRTYLVRDGELKQLTHDHTVAEVMRRAGTIGEHTAITSPMRSVLSNAIGVTPTVEVELLRVDLRLGDRLLVCSDGLHEYFTRDELALHLAGGDADAALTRMIEHARAGGGHDNITGVVIDLRPRPSATITDDLFEDGPTNPISLPEPSAVPVALGGVSDDTLANFIERSLHEQSRPIAAGKNRS, from the coding sequence ATGGCACTCGTCAGTCGCGCCTGCATGCGCACCGACCTGGGCGTCGTCCGCGTCCGCAACGAGGACACCGCCTACGTCGACGAGCTCGGTCGGTTCGTGATCGTCGCCGACGGCATGGGCGGCCACGGCGCCGGCGACGTCGCCAGCGCGATGGCGGTCGAGCTGCTGCGCGCGAGCCTCGAGGCCGAGGCGCCGCTCCTGGCCGCGTACACCGCGGCGCCATCGCCCGAGGGCCGCGACCTCCTGGCCGCGCAGCTCGGGCGCGCGGTCGAGCGGGCCAACACCGAGGTCTACGACCGCAGCGTCCGCGAGCTGGACAAGCACCAGATGGGCAGCACGCTCGAGGTCGTCGTCGTCTGCGACGCCGAGGCGTTCATCGCCCACGTCGGCGACAGCCGCACGTACCTCGTGCGCGACGGCGAGCTCAAGCAGCTCACGCACGACCACACCGTGGCCGAGGTCATGCGCCGGGCCGGCACGATCGGCGAGCACACCGCGATCACCTCGCCCATGCGCAGCGTGCTGTCGAACGCGATCGGCGTGACGCCCACCGTCGAGGTCGAGCTGCTCCGCGTCGACCTGCGCCTCGGCGACCGGCTGCTGGTGTGCAGCGACGGCCTCCACGAGTACTTCACCAGGGACGAGCTCGCGCTCCACCTCGCTGGCGGCGACGCCGACGCGGCCCTGACCCGGATGATCGAGCACGCGCGCGCCGGCGGCGGCCACGACAACATCACCGGCGTCGTGATCGATCTGCGGCCGCGGCCGTCGGCGACCATCACCGACGATCTGTTCGAGGACGGGCCCACCAACCCGATCTCGCTGCCGGAGCCGTCGGCGGTGCCGGTCGCGCTCGGCGGCGTCTCCGACGACACCCTCGCCAACTTCATCGAGCGCTCGCTGCACGAGCAGAGCCGGCCGATCGCCGCCGGCAAGAACCGCAGCTGA
- a CDS encoding thiolase domain-containing protein (Catalyzes the synthesis of acetoacetyl coenzyme A from two molecules of acetyl coenzyme A. It can also act as a thiolase, catalyzing the reverse reaction and generating two-carbon units from the four-carbon product of fatty acid oxidation), with protein sequence MVASVFVLGGAQSDFARNLAREGHELVDVVGEVIDGALAAAGVAAADIGAIHVGNAFGELFAGQAQLGAMPATARPALWGVPATRHEAACASGSVALLAAMAAIEAGRCECALVLGVEQERNVSGEQAARHMGSAAWIGHEGEGARFLWPHMFARIAEAYAARWGLEPRHLAAIAAKNLTNARANPLAQTRGWSFADDAFTDRWADDVANPIIEGRLRRLDCSQVTDGAAAIVVASADFAAARAPMARILGWGHRTAGLSLDAKLARAADAPYLLPHLREAITDAYRRAGVTGPDELDGAEVHDCFSITEYLAIDHLGVTEPGQAGRALDDGTVARGGRFPINPSGGLIGGGHPVGATGVRMVLDAARQCHGAAGAYQVPGAQRFATLNIGGSGTTACAFVLGGAA encoded by the coding sequence ATGGTCGCGTCGGTGTTCGTCCTCGGTGGTGCGCAGTCGGACTTCGCGAGGAACCTCGCGCGCGAGGGCCACGAGCTGGTCGACGTCGTCGGCGAGGTGATCGACGGCGCGCTGGCGGCGGCCGGGGTCGCGGCCGCTGACATCGGCGCGATCCACGTCGGGAACGCGTTCGGCGAGCTGTTCGCCGGGCAGGCCCAGCTCGGCGCGATGCCGGCGACCGCGCGCCCGGCGCTGTGGGGCGTGCCGGCGACCCGGCACGAGGCGGCGTGCGCGTCGGGCTCGGTGGCGCTGCTCGCGGCGATGGCGGCGATCGAGGCCGGCCGGTGCGAGTGTGCGCTGGTGCTCGGCGTCGAGCAGGAGCGCAACGTCAGCGGCGAGCAGGCGGCGCGGCACATGGGCTCGGCCGCGTGGATCGGCCACGAGGGCGAGGGCGCGCGCTTCCTGTGGCCGCACATGTTCGCGCGCATCGCCGAGGCCTACGCCGCGCGCTGGGGGCTCGAGCCGCGCCACCTCGCGGCGATCGCCGCCAAGAACCTCACCAACGCCCGGGCCAACCCGCTGGCGCAGACCCGGGGCTGGAGCTTCGCCGACGACGCGTTCACCGATCGCTGGGCCGACGACGTCGCCAACCCGATCATCGAGGGGCGGCTGCGTCGGCTCGACTGCTCCCAGGTCACCGACGGCGCCGCCGCGATCGTCGTGGCGTCGGCCGACTTCGCCGCGGCCCGCGCGCCGATGGCGCGGATCCTGGGCTGGGGCCACCGCACCGCCGGGCTGTCCCTCGACGCCAAGCTGGCGCGCGCCGCCGACGCGCCGTACCTGCTGCCGCACCTGCGCGAGGCGATCACCGACGCCTACCGGCGCGCCGGCGTGACCGGGCCCGACGAGCTCGACGGGGCCGAGGTCCACGACTGCTTCTCGATCACCGAGTACCTGGCGATCGATCACCTCGGCGTGACCGAGCCGGGCCAGGCCGGGCGCGCGCTCGACGACGGCACCGTGGCCCGCGGCGGCCGGTTCCCGATCAACCCGTCGGGCGGGCTCATCGGCGGCGGTCACCCGGTCGGCGCGACCGGCGTGCGCATGGTGCTCGACGCCGCGCGCCAGTGCCACGGCGCGGCCGGCGCCTACCAGGTCCCGGGCGCGCAGCGGTTCGCGACGCTCAACATCGGCGGCAGCGGCACCACCGCGTGCGCGTTCGTGCTGGGCGGCGCCGCGTGA
- a CDS encoding carotenoid oxygenase family protein — translation MKVRAVHTWPARLPADDDHPYRTGAWRPNRVEYDADELDVVEGAIPPELDGVYLRNTENPLHPAIGRYHPFDGDGMVHAIRLGGGRASYRNRAVRTAGLAAEDAAGGPLWAGIIEPPARSVRDGWGARGRMKDASSTDVIVHAGAALTTFYQGGDVYAHDPVTLAERGVAAWSGAFPWGVSAHPKLDPATGELLVWSYGTTAPYLRYGVIDRAGALVHTADVPLPGPRLPHDLAFTERFVIWNDLPLYWDPALLAEGVYRPRFYRDQPARFGIMPRRGTGADVRWFPAAPTYVLHWINAFEDGDEVVLDGYFQRDPTPRPDPADGPWAGLKKMVDLTALGARPHRWRFDLRTGATREEPLADAISEFPSIHPRRGGRRHRYAWSMTAPPGWFLFDGLVRLDLDGGAPDHYQFPDRVYASEAPMVPRPGATREDDGWVVTFVSDLGADTSECQIFAADRVSAGPIARVRLPERICSGTHACWAGAEELGG, via the coding sequence GTGAAGGTGCGCGCGGTCCACACCTGGCCGGCGCGGCTGCCGGCCGACGACGATCACCCGTACCGCACCGGCGCGTGGCGGCCCAACCGGGTCGAGTACGACGCCGACGAGCTCGACGTCGTCGAGGGCGCGATCCCGCCCGAGCTCGACGGCGTCTACCTGCGCAACACCGAGAACCCGCTGCACCCGGCGATCGGCCGGTACCACCCGTTCGACGGCGACGGCATGGTCCACGCGATCCGCCTCGGCGGCGGCCGCGCGTCGTACCGCAACCGCGCGGTGCGCACCGCCGGGCTCGCGGCCGAGGACGCCGCCGGCGGGCCGCTCTGGGCCGGGATCATCGAGCCGCCCGCGCGCTCGGTGCGCGACGGGTGGGGCGCGCGCGGCCGGATGAAGGACGCGTCGTCGACCGACGTGATCGTCCACGCCGGCGCCGCGCTCACGACCTTCTACCAAGGCGGCGACGTCTACGCGCACGATCCCGTGACGCTGGCCGAGCGCGGCGTGGCGGCATGGTCGGGAGCGTTCCCGTGGGGCGTGTCGGCCCACCCCAAGCTCGACCCCGCCACCGGCGAGCTGCTGGTGTGGAGCTACGGCACGACCGCGCCGTACCTGCGCTACGGCGTGATCGATCGCGCCGGCGCGCTGGTCCACACCGCCGACGTGCCGCTGCCGGGGCCGCGCCTGCCCCACGATCTGGCGTTCACCGAGCGGTTCGTCATCTGGAATGATCTGCCGCTCTACTGGGACCCGGCGCTCCTGGCCGAGGGCGTCTACCGACCGCGGTTCTATCGCGATCAGCCGGCGCGGTTCGGGATCATGCCGCGGCGCGGGACCGGCGCCGACGTGCGCTGGTTTCCGGCCGCGCCGACCTACGTGCTGCACTGGATCAACGCGTTCGAGGACGGCGACGAGGTCGTGCTCGACGGCTACTTCCAGCGCGACCCGACGCCGCGGCCCGATCCGGCCGACGGGCCCTGGGCCGGGCTCAAGAAGATGGTCGACCTGACCGCGCTCGGCGCGCGGCCCCACCGCTGGCGCTTCGACCTGCGCACCGGCGCGACCCGCGAGGAGCCGCTCGCCGACGCGATCTCCGAGTTCCCGAGCATCCACCCGCGCCGCGGCGGCCGCCGCCACCGCTACGCGTGGTCGATGACCGCGCCGCCGGGCTGGTTCCTGTTCGACGGCCTGGTCCGGCTCGACCTCGACGGCGGCGCGCCCGATCACTACCAGTTCCCCGACCGGGTCTACGCCAGCGAGGCGCCGATGGTGCCGCGCCCGGGCGCGACCCGCGAGGACGACGGCTGGGTCGTGACGTTCGTGTCCGACCTCGGCGCCGACACCAGCGAGTGCCAGATCTTCGCCGCCGATCGCGTCAGCGCCGGGCCGATCGCGCGGGTGCGCCTGCCCGAGCGGATCTGCAGCGGCACCCACGCGTGCTGGGCCGGCGCCGAGGAGCTCGGTGGCTGA
- a CDS encoding acetyl-CoA C-acyltransferase produces MAEAFVLAQVRTPRGKGSARGALAAIAPGELVRQLLAALRARGVEGDAVDDVVLGCASQLDAQGGNLARAAALAAGLGPRAGGTMVNRFCASGLEAVAIAAARVRAGDCELVIAGGVESVSQVPLFADRGPWWQDGVGRLHMGIAADLAATLDDTPRAALDGYAARTRARARAAAAAGRLHAWTVPVRGADGAVALDRDELLDYAPTAAQLAAQPPAFAELGAGDQDALALAHAPGLTAIRHDHTRASSPPLADAAALLVIGTAAAAARHGLAPIARVTAAASVAADPVAMLTAGQAAIVELLARAGLAARELDVIEFAEAFAALCLRLERDLELDPARLNPDGGTLALGHAFGATGAILAGNVVAHLARTGGRHGVAAVSGAAGVGTAVLFARA; encoded by the coding sequence GTGGCTGAGGCGTTCGTGCTGGCCCAGGTGCGCACGCCGCGCGGCAAGGGCTCGGCCCGGGGCGCGCTGGCGGCGATCGCGCCGGGCGAGCTGGTGCGGCAGCTGCTCGCCGCGCTGCGCGCCCGCGGCGTCGAGGGCGACGCGGTCGACGACGTGGTGCTCGGCTGCGCGTCGCAGCTCGACGCCCAGGGCGGCAACCTGGCCCGGGCCGCCGCGCTCGCCGCCGGGCTCGGGCCCCGCGCCGGCGGCACGATGGTCAACCGGTTCTGCGCGTCGGGGCTCGAGGCGGTGGCGATCGCCGCGGCCCGGGTGCGCGCCGGCGACTGCGAGCTGGTGATCGCCGGCGGCGTCGAGAGCGTGTCGCAGGTGCCGCTGTTCGCCGATCGCGGGCCGTGGTGGCAGGACGGCGTGGGCCGGCTGCACATGGGCATCGCCGCGGATCTGGCGGCGACCCTCGACGACACGCCGCGGGCGGCGCTCGACGGCTACGCCGCGCGCACCCGGGCCCGGGCGCGGGCCGCGGCGGCGGCCGGCCGGCTGCACGCGTGGACCGTGCCGGTGCGCGGCGCCGACGGCGCGGTCGCGCTCGATCGTGACGAGCTGCTCGACTACGCGCCGACCGCCGCGCAGCTCGCGGCGCAGCCGCCGGCGTTCGCCGAGCTGGGCGCCGGCGACCAGGACGCCCTGGCGCTGGCCCACGCGCCGGGGCTGACCGCGATCCGCCACGACCACACGCGCGCGTCGTCGCCGCCGCTGGCCGACGCCGCCGCGCTCCTGGTGATCGGCACCGCCGCGGCCGCCGCGCGCCACGGCCTCGCGCCGATCGCCCGGGTGACCGCCGCCGCCAGCGTGGCCGCCGATCCGGTGGCGATGCTCACCGCGGGGCAGGCGGCGATCGTCGAGCTGCTCGCCCGCGCCGGCCTGGCCGCGCGGGAGCTCGACGTGATCGAGTTCGCCGAGGCGTTCGCCGCGCTGTGCCTGCGGCTCGAGCGCGACCTCGAGCTCGATCCGGCGCGGCTCAACCCCGACGGCGGCACGCTCGCGCTCGGCCACGCGTTCGGCGCCACCGGCGCGATCCTCGCGGGCAACGTCGTCGCGCACCTGGCTCGCACCGGCGGGCGCCACGGCGTGGCCGCGGTCAGCGGCGCCGCCGGCGTCGGCACCGCGGTGCTGTTCGCGCGGGCGTGA
- a CDS encoding acyl-ACP desaturase, whose amino-acid sequence MPTVDLLHELEPTAARLFDRHLAATKEWFPHELVPYHRGRDFKPGEEWVPAHTDCGGVELSVAARSALYLNVLTEDNLPYYFHDIDRMFGQDGTWGAWARWWTAEEGRHAIVLRDYLTVTRAIDPRALERARMRQVSGGEAPAPAGAAQGFVYLCLQELATRISHRNTGPLVGDPVARTIMNRIAFDENLHFLFYRDLATDAIAVDPSTMVLAMADVITAFKMPGTGIPDFAHHAAIVAKAGIYDLAIHHEQILVPIVLRHWDLAGLTGLSDEAERARDRVLAHVARLGRITARLAERRGPAALAS is encoded by the coding sequence GTGCCCACCGTCGATCTGCTGCACGAGCTCGAGCCGACCGCGGCCCGCCTGTTCGATCGCCACCTGGCCGCGACCAAGGAGTGGTTCCCGCACGAGCTGGTGCCGTACCACCGCGGGCGCGACTTCAAGCCGGGCGAGGAGTGGGTCCCGGCCCACACCGACTGCGGCGGCGTCGAGCTGTCGGTCGCGGCCCGCAGCGCGCTGTACCTGAACGTCCTGACCGAGGACAACCTGCCGTACTACTTCCACGACATCGATCGGATGTTCGGGCAGGACGGCACCTGGGGCGCGTGGGCGCGGTGGTGGACCGCCGAGGAGGGCCGCCACGCGATCGTGCTGCGCGACTACCTCACGGTCACCCGCGCGATCGATCCGCGCGCGCTCGAGCGCGCCCGCATGCGCCAGGTCAGCGGCGGCGAGGCCCCGGCGCCGGCCGGCGCGGCCCAGGGCTTCGTCTACCTGTGCCTGCAGGAGCTGGCCACGCGCATCAGCCACCGCAACACCGGCCCGCTGGTCGGCGATCCGGTCGCGCGCACGATCATGAACCGGATCGCGTTCGACGAGAACCTGCACTTCCTGTTCTACCGCGACCTCGCCACCGACGCGATCGCGGTCGATCCGTCGACGATGGTCCTGGCGATGGCCGACGTGATCACCGCGTTCAAGATGCCCGGCACCGGCATCCCCGACTTCGCGCACCACGCCGCGATCGTCGCCAAGGCCGGCATCTACGACCTCGCGATCCACCACGAGCAGATCCTGGTGCCGATCGTGCTGCGCCACTGGGACCTGGCCGGGCTGACCGGCCTGTCCGACGAGGCCGAGCGCGCGCGCGATCGCGTGCTCGCGCACGTGGCCCGGCTGGGGCGCATCACCGCGCGCCTGGCCGAGCGCCGCGGCCCGGCCGCGCTCGCGTCGTAG
- a CDS encoding S8 family serine peptidase: MDAKSSKRSALLWFLVLIAVVVLWWYLRPEEDQGASRQQIDADYAAAVGADPDDVIVDLRDDASPALIASIERDLGIDLVLISDQAKDEQVYRAHVDPAREAAILAALARTPGVEIAEPDATFSLSPGEMVLAREVTPPEAGWAGFPDDPLYSKQWHMKQIGMPEAWKLADGGGVIVAVLDTGVAFEDRATFHEVEDLKGVEFVKPFDFVTNTRNANDDHGHGTHVTGTIAQMTHNGKGVAGVGRNIKIMPLKVLGANGSGSVAGIADAIRYAADNGAKVINMSLGGPFPSRVLKKAVEYAHKKGVVVVCAAGNESRGKVGYPAAYPGAIAVASTQADEATAFYSNFGKDIDIAGPGGNTRNGDAGGVLQNTIKVGDPTHSGYYAFMGTSMASPHVAGVAALVVGEGVTNPDMVEQILKDTARKPVNQKYTADRYGAGIIDAPAAIKKARAKDGAYQFGLGLLLAAAVAASARRRGLGTKLGARYLGGVLMGSGGLFFLPWIAASFSSWTGVELLTRGLPSMDMALFGPLAHGNPLFMSALLPLAAIALAAGAPKLRPIVAGLAVGVAAHLLFFAAVPVFDLRYVPGVGTLDTLWLAGNAALASLLAVLTLRK; this comes from the coding sequence ATGGACGCCAAGTCTTCCAAGCGATCGGCACTCCTGTGGTTTCTGGTGCTCATCGCCGTCGTGGTGCTGTGGTGGTACCTCCGCCCCGAGGAAGACCAGGGCGCGTCGCGTCAGCAGATCGACGCTGACTACGCGGCCGCGGTCGGCGCCGACCCCGACGACGTGATCGTCGACCTGCGCGACGACGCCAGCCCGGCGCTGATCGCCTCGATCGAGCGCGACCTCGGCATCGACCTGGTGCTGATCTCGGATCAGGCCAAGGACGAGCAGGTCTACCGCGCCCACGTCGACCCGGCCCGCGAGGCCGCGATCCTGGCGGCGCTCGCGCGCACGCCCGGCGTCGAGATCGCCGAGCCCGACGCGACGTTCTCGCTGTCGCCCGGCGAGATGGTCCTGGCGCGCGAGGTCACGCCGCCCGAGGCCGGCTGGGCCGGGTTCCCCGACGACCCGCTGTACTCGAAGCAGTGGCACATGAAGCAGATCGGCATGCCCGAGGCGTGGAAGCTCGCCGACGGCGGCGGCGTGATCGTCGCGGTGCTCGACACCGGCGTCGCGTTCGAGGACCGCGCCACCTTCCACGAGGTCGAGGACCTCAAGGGCGTCGAGTTCGTCAAGCCGTTCGACTTCGTCACCAACACCCGCAACGCCAACGACGACCACGGCCACGGCACCCACGTCACCGGCACGATCGCGCAGATGACCCACAACGGCAAGGGCGTCGCCGGCGTGGGTCGCAACATCAAGATCATGCCGCTCAAGGTGCTGGGCGCCAACGGCTCCGGCTCGGTGGCCGGCATCGCCGACGCGATCCGCTACGCCGCCGACAACGGCGCCAAGGTGATCAACATGAGCCTGGGCGGGCCGTTCCCGTCGCGCGTGCTCAAGAAGGCCGTCGAGTACGCGCACAAGAAGGGCGTCGTCGTGGTGTGCGCCGCCGGCAACGAGAGCCGCGGCAAGGTCGGCTACCCGGCCGCGTACCCGGGCGCGATCGCGGTCGCGTCGACGCAGGCCGACGAGGCCACCGCGTTCTACTCGAACTTCGGCAAGGACATCGACATCGCCGGCCCCGGCGGCAACACCCGCAACGGCGACGCCGGCGGCGTCCTGCAGAACACGATCAAGGTCGGCGACCCGACCCACAGCGGCTACTACGCGTTCATGGGCACGTCGATGGCGTCGCCGCACGTCGCCGGCGTCGCCGCGCTGGTGGTCGGCGAGGGCGTGACCAACCCCGACATGGTCGAGCAGATCCTCAAGGACACCGCCCGCAAGCCGGTCAACCAGAAGTACACCGCCGATCGCTACGGCGCCGGCATCATCGACGCGCCGGCCGCGATCAAGAAGGCCCGCGCCAAGGACGGCGCCTACCAGTTCGGGCTCGGCCTGCTGCTGGCGGCGGCGGTCGCGGCCAGCGCCCGGCGGCGCGGCCTCGGCACCAAGCTCGGCGCCCGCTACCTCGGCGGCGTGCTGATGGGCTCGGGCGGCCTGTTCTTCCTGCCGTGGATCGCGGCGAGCTTCTCGTCGTGGACCGGCGTCGAGCTGCTGACCCGCGGCCTGCCGTCGATGGACATGGCGCTGTTCGGCCCGCTGGCCCACGGCAACCCGCTGTTCATGAGCGCGCTCCTGCCGCTGGCCGCGATCGCGCTGGCCGCCGGCGCGCCCAAGCTGCGCCCGATCGTCGCCGGCCTCGCGGTCGGCGTCGCCGCGCACCTGCTGTTCTTCGCGGCGGTGCCGGTGTTCGACCTGCGCTACGTCCCCGGCGTCGGCACGCTCGACACGCTCTGGCTGGCCGGCAACGCCGCGCTCGCGTCGCTCCTCGCCGTGCTGACCCTGCGCAAGTAG
- a CDS encoding HEAT repeat domain-containing protein yields the protein MEKAQQSRNHGQESAAPAPQAQAPGRATAEAGHEGGGGGGQHAQAGGGGGGGGGAGAWEADDGLMSAMGLEGGGDGGDGEKALEGITKPPKGKPSGLATPEVTKQLEQKKKLQLKAGVGGGGGGEGDSGGGGGGGGGAKAAPMPAPVGGGGGGTRPGAPPPGGAGGGGGGTSKTAPTGAPAAGGAGGDHALQPQQAEGASVPSAPAAAGGGGASAAMADLDGKDGKDGADAGAGSVEAMIEQLEHGEDAGARKKAAEALGKLKSPKAKAALEKAMKDPNPAVAAAAAAAIKQIGG from the coding sequence ATGGAAAAAGCTCAGCAGTCCCGGAACCACGGCCAGGAATCGGCGGCCCCCGCGCCGCAGGCCCAGGCGCCGGGTCGCGCCACGGCCGAGGCCGGCCACGAGGGCGGCGGCGGCGGTGGTCAGCACGCCCAGGCCGGCGGCGGCGGTGGCGGCGGCGGCGGCGCGGGCGCGTGGGAGGCCGACGATGGCCTGATGAGCGCGATGGGGCTCGAGGGCGGCGGCGACGGCGGCGACGGCGAGAAGGCGCTCGAGGGCATCACCAAGCCGCCGAAGGGCAAGCCCAGCGGCCTGGCCACGCCCGAGGTGACCAAGCAGCTCGAGCAGAAGAAGAAGCTCCAGCTCAAGGCCGGCGTCGGTGGCGGCGGCGGCGGCGAGGGCGACAGCGGCGGTGGCGGGGGCGGCGGCGGTGGCGCCAAGGCCGCGCCGATGCCCGCGCCTGTGGGCGGCGGTGGCGGTGGCACGCGCCCCGGCGCGCCCCCGCCCGGTGGCGCCGGCGGCGGCGGTGGCGGTACGTCGAAGACCGCGCCGACGGGCGCGCCGGCCGCGGGTGGCGCCGGCGGTGATCACGCGCTGCAGCCGCAGCAGGCCGAGGGTGCGTCGGTGCCCAGCGCGCCGGCGGCGGCCGGTGGCGGCGGGGCCAGCGCCGCGATGGCCGACCTCGATGGCAAGGATGGCAAGGACGGCGCCGACGCCGGCGCCGGCTCGGTCGAGGCGATGATCGAGCAGCTCGAGCACGGCGAGGACGCCGGCGCGCGCAAGAAGGCGGCCGAGGCGCTCGGCAAGCTCAAGAGCCCCAAGGCCAAGGCCGCGCTCGAGAAGGCGATGAAGGATCCCAACCCGGCGGTGGCCGCGGCGGCCGCTGCGGCGATCAAGCAGATCGGCGGCTGA
- a CDS encoding enoyl-CoA hydratase/isomerase family protein, whose translation MTAGAVHVERVGAVGVVTLDRPGRRNALDRAMWQALGRAADELAARPPRAVVLTGAGDAFTAGMDVNPDNPMIASVAAALATGAVEPPRAMLAEIHGAIDRLFALPVPLIAAIGGLAYGGGAELAARCDLRVMDPAAIVCFSEVRLGLMPDLGGGVALARLLGPGRAADLILTARKLGADEALALGFANRVSAPGAARATAVALAEEIAANGPRAVRAALAIVRRATDLPWPDAVAAEVEAAAHLIATGECRHGITAVLGRTTPRFDDPT comes from the coding sequence ATGACCGCCGGCGCCGTCCACGTCGAGCGCGTCGGCGCGGTCGGCGTCGTCACCCTCGATCGCCCGGGCCGGCGCAACGCGCTCGATCGCGCGATGTGGCAGGCGCTGGGGCGCGCGGCCGACGAGCTCGCGGCGCGGCCGCCGCGCGCGGTGGTGCTCACCGGCGCCGGCGACGCGTTCACCGCCGGCATGGACGTCAACCCCGACAACCCGATGATCGCCAGCGTCGCGGCCGCGCTCGCGACCGGCGCCGTCGAGCCGCCGCGGGCCATGCTCGCCGAGATCCACGGCGCGATCGATCGGCTGTTCGCGCTGCCGGTGCCGCTGATCGCGGCGATCGGCGGCCTGGCCTACGGCGGCGGCGCCGAGCTGGCGGCGCGCTGCGATCTGCGGGTGATGGATCCGGCGGCGATCGTCTGCTTCTCCGAGGTGCGGCTCGGGCTCATGCCCGATCTCGGCGGCGGCGTCGCGCTGGCGCGGCTGCTCGGGCCCGGGCGCGCGGCCGATCTGATCCTGACCGCCCGCAAGCTCGGCGCCGACGAGGCGCTGGCGCTGGGCTTCGCCAACCGCGTGAGCGCGCCCGGCGCGGCGCGGGCCACCGCCGTCGCGCTCGCCGAGGAGATCGCCGCCAACGGGCCGCGGGCGGTGCGCGCCGCGCTGGCGATCGTCCGCCGCGCGACCGATCTGCCGTGGCCCGACGCGGTGGCCGCCGAGGTCGAGGCCGCCGCCCACCTGATCGCGACCGGCGAGTGTCGGCACGGCATCACCGCGGTGCTCGGGCGGACCACGCCGCGCTTCGACGACCCGACGTAA